From Pseudobythopirellula maris:
GCTTACCCCGAGAAGGGCGTGATGCTGCTGATCGCCGAAGGCGACGCCGAGGCGAGCGGAGCCGACGAGGATCCGGCCGCCACCCACATTGTGCTGCAAGAGCTCGACGCCGAGGCGTTCGCCCTGCGAGCGGAGTTGCGCCCCGCGGACGAGCCGACCAAGGCCTTGGCCGATCTGGAGCAAGCGTTGGCGCTCGACCCCAAGAACGCCCACGCGCAGTGGCTGATGGCCGGCTGGGAAACACGCATCGGCAAGAGCGACCGGGCCGAAGCCCACGCGGCGGCCGCCGTTAGGCTCGACCCGGAGAACGCCTCCTACCGCATCCGTTGGGCCGACACCCTGCTGGGAGTCGGGCAATACGACCAAGCGGTGCTCGAGGCCCGCAAGGTGATCGATGACCAGGACGCCCCCGACGCGGCGCGGGCGCAAGCCCTGCACACGCTCGGCCGGCTCGCCTCGCTGGGCGATCAAGAGATCGAGAGCAAGGCGATCGGGTTCCACAACGCCGCGATCGCTCTGGCCGATTCGGTCGCCACGCTGCCGGAAGGCGCCGACCGCAGGGCGGCCAAGGAGCTGCTCGTGGGCGCCCATCTGGCGGTCGCGAAGCAGATCGCCCGCGGCGAATACGCCCGCCAGGCGGAGGTCGTGGCCGAATGGATCGGCCGCGCTTCGGGCCTCGCCGAAGAGGCGATCGTTAGCGGCGATTGCGACCTGGGGCTGCGTATGCAGGTGGCCATCGGCGCCCTGGACACGCTCGCCGAGATGAAGCCGACCAAGGACCCCGGCCCTTGGATCAAAGAGGCCGACGAGACCGCCCAGGCGATGCTCGAAGGCTGCGACGACGAACTCGAACGGGCCAACACAAGTTGGCTCCACGGCGTGGCCCACGCCCACGCCCTGCGGGTGGAGCACACCCGCCGCGAACCCGACGCCGCCCTCGCTTACGGCGCCAAGGCGATCGAGTTGCTGAGCGGCGGCGCCGAACCGCGGGCCGAGTCGAGCGAAGCCCAGCTCCAGGTTGGCCAGCTCTACTTCTACATCGGGGCCGTCAACGCGATCCACAAGCAAGACCACGCCGAGGCGGTCGCCTGGTTCGACAAGGCCCGCAGCATGATGGACATCGACCGCCCGCAGAGCGAGCTCTTCGTGCCGCGCCGCGAGGGCGAGACTCTCGTCAGCATGGCGGTCTCGTACTGGGACCAGGACCAACGCGAAGTGGCGATCGAACTGACAGAAACGGGCGCCGAGCAGATGGAACGGGCCCACACCGCCGGGGTGCTCGAGGAGAAGTCTCTCTCCGTGCCGTACGGCAACCTGGCGACGATGCACCGCAGGCTTGGCAACCGCGAGACGGCGGCCAAGTTCAGCAAAATGGCTCGCTTGTCGCGCCCCGATTCGGAGCCGAACGACGAGGTGGCGCAGGCGCCCGCGGCGGCGCCGGCCTCGCCCCCGGCCCGCAACGGGCAAACCGCGTCGAGGCAGTCGGGCTCCAAGACCGCGGCTGCGACGCAGCCGTCGCTGCAACCGATGAACTCGCTCGCCCGCCGCACGCAAGACCAGCGGTCGCAAGCGCAAGGGTCGAATCCGCAATCGGGCTCCGATGCGTCGACCTCCAGCCGGCCGATCCGGCGCCGTTCGCCGGTCACGGGCCGCATGCTGGTCCGCTGATCGCAGCTCGGCAAGCTCTCCACACCGCTATCCGCACACGCCGCCCTGGGCTCGCCCAGGGCGGCGTTTGTTTATAGGTGGTTCGTGAGTTGGACGTTTCGGCGCCACGCTGGTTGCACGGCTGCCTCTTTACGGTTGCCCCCAACGCAATCGGCGTCCTTAGTTTGACCCCGCTGCGCCGCCATGCAAAACTTGCGCGCAGCCTTCTCTGACACTCTACTGATCTACGAGAACCAAGCGGCATGGGCACGATGACAAGCTCCACGCGCCGATGGGCGCTGATCGCCACGCTGGTCGCCTGCGTGGCCGGCGGCTCCTGGTCGCCGACCACTAGCGCCCAACAAGGGCCTTCGCAGCAAGAGAGCTTGCCGCCAACGAACGACGCCTCATCGGAAGAGAACATGCAGCCCGAGACTGGCCCTCAGTACGGAACGACGCGCCGGGCTAATACCGATAAGCAAACGCCGATCGAGCGGTTGAACATCGACCTCGAGAGCGGCGCGGTCGAAGAGCGTGTGGCTCGTCTGCTGGCGGTCATGACGCTCGAAGAGAAGATCGGACAGCTCTGCCAAGTGGCCCCCGGGGGTGAGACGCTCGCCGATGACTTGGCAGACGACATCCGCCACGGGCGGGTCGGGTCGGTCTTCTACACTGGGCACGCCGAGCAAACACGCGAAGCGCAACGCGTCGCCACGCAAGAGTCACGCCTCGGCCTCTGGCTGCTCACGCCGCGCGACGTGATCCACGGGTTCCGGACCGTGTTCCCGATCCCACTGGGGCAGGCCGCCAGCTGGAACCCCGAGCTCGTTCGCCGGGCCGCCCGCATCGCCGCCGAGGAGGCGCGTGTCGAAGGGGTGAACTGGACCTTCGCGCCGATGCTCGATATCAGCCGCGACGCCCGCTGGGGTCGCATCGCCGAGTCGCTCGGCGAAGACCCGCAGCTCGCCTCGACGCTCGGCGCGGCGATGGTCGTTGGATTCCAGGGGGACAACCCTGCGCGGCCGGTTCTCGCCGCCTGCGCGAAGCACTTCGTCGCCTACGGGCTCACCGAAGGGGGCCGCGACTACAACCGGTCGATGGTGTCGATCAACGAGTTGCACAACACCTTCCTGCCGCCGTTCCGGGCGGCGCTCGACGCCGGCTGCCTGACGCTGATGACCGGCTTCAGCAGCGTGAATGGCGTGCCGCCCACGGGCAGCCGGGAACTGGTCGGCGACCTGCTCAAACGCCGCTGGGGCTTCGACGGCCTCGTGGTGAGCGACTGGGGATCGGTCGTCGAGATGATCGAGCATGGCTACGCCGCCGACAGCCGCGACGCTGCGCAGAAGGCGATCGCCGCCGGCGTCGACATGGAGATGGCCTCCGAGACCTACCGCGAGAACCTGCTCGAACTGGTCGAGGCGGGCGAGACGCCGCTCGCCGAGATCGACGAAGCGGTCCGCCGGGTGTTGAGGCTCAAGCTGCGGGTCGGGCCTCCCCGCGAGTCGACCGCCGCGCTCAACGAGCCCGCCGAAGAGAGCCTCGCCGCCGCTCGGGAGCTCGCCACGCAAAGCGTGGTGCTGCTCAAGAACCGGCCGCCCAAGCAGCGGGCCCCGCAGCGCGGTCAAGCCATCTTGCCGCTCGACCCCGCAGCGCTGCGGCGTGTGGCGGTGGTCGGCCCGCTCGCCAACGCCGCCCGCGACCAGCTCGGCTGCTGGATGCTCGACGGCAAGCCGGAGGAAGCAATCACGCCGCTCGAGGCGCTCCGCAACGCGCTGCCGGAAGCCGAAGTCACGCACGCCCCGGCGCTCGACTCCTCGACGGACACGAGCGAAGAGCGATTCGAGCAAACCCTGGGGGTGGTGTCGCGCGCCGACGTGGCGATCGCGTTCGTCGGCGAGGATTGGTGGCTCAGCGGCGAAGCCCGCTCGCGGGCCGACCTGAACCTGCCCGGCGCCCAGCCCGCCTTGGTCCGAGCCCTCGCCCAGACCGACACGCCGCTGGTGCTCGTCGTGCTGGCCGGCCGGCCGCTGACGATCGGTCACGAGGCGACTCTCGCCGACGCGGTGCTCTACGCCTGGCACCCCGGCACGATGGGCGGCCCGGCGATCGCCGACCTGCTGCTCGGCGCCGCCTCGCCGAGCGGCAAGCTGCCGCTCTCGTTCCCGAAGCACGTGGGCCAGTCGCCCCTCTACTACAACCACCCCAGGACCGGCCGCCCGGCGCAGGCCGAGGTGCGGGCGCTGATCGGCTCGGACCGCAGCGACTTCCCCGAGGAGATGAAATACCGCTCGCACTATCTGGACGTCGACCCTTTCCCGCTCTACCCGTTCGGCTATGGGCTCTCTTACACCACGTTCGGCTACAGCGAATTGGCGATCACGACTGCCGAGCTGCGAGCCGGGCAAACGCTCACGGCCCGCTGCCGCCTGACCAACACCGGCGACCACGCCGGCGCCGAGATCGTGCAGCTCTACACGCGTGACGTGGCCGCGAGTCTCGTACGGCCGGTGCGTGAGCTGCAAGCGTTCCGGCGTGTGACGCTCGCGGCGGGCGAATCGACCGAGCTCGAGTTCGAGCTGCCGGCCGAGCGCCTGGCGTTCTTCGACAACCGGGGCGAGTCGCGTCTCGAGCCGGGCGAATTCCGCTTGTGGATCGGCGGCGACTCGGCCGCCACGCTCGGCGGGGCATTCGAGCTCGTCGACGGTCCGGCGACGCCGTAGCGCGAGATCACAGCCAGCCCGCCGCGCGGTAGGCCTCGGCCGTTTGTCGGTAGCGTTCTTCTAGCGAGGCGGCGGGCGCCCAGCCGAGCGTTTCGATCGCCTTCTGTGACGAGCAGACCCAGCCCCCCGGGGCGGTCGCCTCGCGCAGCTTGTCCATGCCCACGATCGACGGCTTGCCGCGCAGCCTCGCGAGCAAGTCGCCCGCCATCGCCGGCAGCAGGAACGGGTACTTCCGGCGTCGCAGCACCCAAACCCGGCGCCCCATGGCGTCGGCCGCCAGGCGGCCCATCTCGGCGTAGGAAGAGACTTGCGGGTCCGCCACGTGGTACACGCCCTGGCCGGGCGGACCCGCGGAGGCGATCCGTTCGCCACGCTCGGCGGCGCGCAGCAGCGCGTCAACCAGATCGTCCGCGGCCACGAGCGAGAGTGGCACCCCGTCGAGCTGAGGGGCCAGGTGAACGCCCCAGCGCCGGATCGCGCGGAACATCACCAAGCCGTCGCGGTCGCCTGGCCCAAAAACCACCGGCGGACGGACAATGGTAATCGGCGCCGCGGCGGCCGACTCGCGGGCGGCCCGCTCGCCGGCGAGCTTGCTACGGCCATAATCCGAAACCGGCGCCGGGGCGACGCTCTCAGCCAGCGCCCCCGCCGAGGCAGAGGGGCCCGCGGCCGAGAGCGAACTGACAA
This genomic window contains:
- a CDS encoding glycoside hydrolase family 3 N-terminal domain-containing protein, yielding MTSSTRRWALIATLVACVAGGSWSPTTSAQQGPSQQESLPPTNDASSEENMQPETGPQYGTTRRANTDKQTPIERLNIDLESGAVEERVARLLAVMTLEEKIGQLCQVAPGGETLADDLADDIRHGRVGSVFYTGHAEQTREAQRVATQESRLGLWLLTPRDVIHGFRTVFPIPLGQAASWNPELVRRAARIAAEEARVEGVNWTFAPMLDISRDARWGRIAESLGEDPQLASTLGAAMVVGFQGDNPARPVLAACAKHFVAYGLTEGGRDYNRSMVSINELHNTFLPPFRAALDAGCLTLMTGFSSVNGVPPTGSRELVGDLLKRRWGFDGLVVSDWGSVVEMIEHGYAADSRDAAQKAIAAGVDMEMASETYRENLLELVEAGETPLAEIDEAVRRVLRLKLRVGPPRESTAALNEPAEESLAAARELATQSVVLLKNRPPKQRAPQRGQAILPLDPAALRRVAVVGPLANAARDQLGCWMLDGKPEEAITPLEALRNALPEAEVTHAPALDSSTDTSEERFEQTLGVVSRADVAIAFVGEDWWLSGEARSRADLNLPGAQPALVRALAQTDTPLVLVVLAGRPLTIGHEATLADAVLYAWHPGTMGGPAIADLLLGAASPSGKLPLSFPKHVGQSPLYYNHPRTGRPAQAEVRALIGSDRSDFPEEMKYRSHYLDVDPFPLYPFGYGLSYTTFGYSELAITTAELRAGQTLTARCRLTNTGDHAGAEIVQLYTRDVAASLVRPVRELQAFRRVTLAAGESTELEFELPAERLAFFDNRGESRLEPGEFRLWIGGDSAATLGGAFELVDGPATP
- a CDS encoding NAD-dependent epimerase/dehydratase family protein, with the translated sequence MSAPHTHPDSPATPPDGPRPHGISLVTGASGFIGRRLVERLVERGDEVACLVRSSSRTEGLERPGVRLVRGDVTDPPSVAAALEGVGAVYHLAGKTHALSLADFLAVNEAGVQNVCRAAAERSAPPVVVVVSSLSAAGPSASAGALAESVAPAPVSDYGRSKLAGERAARESAAAAPITIVRPPVVFGPGDRDGLVMFRAIRRWGVHLAPQLDGVPLSLVAADDLVDALLRAAERGERIASAGPPGQGVYHVADPQVSSYAEMGRLAADAMGRRVWVLRRRKYPFLLPAMAGDLLARLRGKPSIVGMDKLREATAPGGWVCSSQKAIETLGWAPAASLEERYRQTAEAYRAAGWL